The following are encoded together in the Solenopsis invicta isolate M01_SB chromosome 14, UNIL_Sinv_3.0, whole genome shotgun sequence genome:
- the LOC105199235 gene encoding uncharacterized protein LOC105199235, translating into MVSAVLLPFFLAVQLLNPPHNISQNNFNPQYTFKLNKTITVFREPLQITQFTAAIICRLSTREMYFTCFLRNIKYKSSLKYITLDEPSNVTRETIPRDNNKDWFQIKFNRTGVEKILVSGACDKRDMIKEIASQFNIGHELNLKESSKFRDDQFNAKETTLVGRCNTKYMIHIRERTSEGQLNFRVVFPEYIHNNTYVDIEKTRNKCKYSKEFFNFLNGLDVTQYSHSVKVFADQFQMSTIMNVELPNDPWNAKYRHVFEQTTLLNLTNVELYHSYKPKTPNNDFWKDTLIL; encoded by the exons ATGGTGAGCGCTGTCCTTCTTCCGTTCTTTCTGG cggTCCAGTTGTTAAACCCTCCACATaacatttcacaaaataattttaatccgCAATATACCTTCAAGCTGAATAAAACCATTACAGTATTCAGGGAACCTCTTCAAATTACACAATTTACTGCCGCAATCATATGTCGTTTGTCCACAAGGGAAATGTACTTTACTTGTTTTTTACGTAATATCAAGTACAAGTCTTCCTTGAAATATATAACTCTGGACGAGCCAAGCAATGTCACAAGAGAGACAATTCCCAGAGACAATAACAAAGACTGGTTTCAAATTAAGTTTAATCGGACTggtgtagaaaaaatattggtATCTGGAGCTTGTGATAAAAGAGATATGATTAAAGAGATTGCTAGTCAATTTAACATAGGACAtgaattgaatttaaaagaatCGTCTAAATTCCGGGACGATCAATTCAATGCAAAAGAAACGACACTAGTAGGTCGTTGTAACACCAAATATATGATACATATCAGAGAAAGAACAAGTGAAGGGCAATTAAATTTCCGAGTTGTATTTCCAGAGTATATCCATAACAATACATATGTAGACATTGAGAAGACtagaaataaatgcaaatattcaaaggaatttttcaattttttgaacgGATTGGACGTG ACACAATATAGCCATTCAGTGAAAGTGTTCGCTGATCAATTTCAAATGTCTACAATAATGAATGTGGAATTACCAAATGATCCATGGAACGCAAAATATAGACATGTGTTTGAGCAAACAACTCTGCTAAATCTAACTAATGTTGAACTTTATCATTCATACAAACCAAAAACTCCTAACAATGATTTCTGGAAAGACAcactaatattataa
- the LOC105199234 gene encoding DNA repair protein RAD51 homolog 4 isoform X1: protein MVRLNANIHPSLSEMMTENLRRRNVVTVVDFVSTDPIKLTNFTGLSHADILQIKGHILKKFSGVKKNAMQLLAIERSHVIPTSVTCLDELLKGGLHPEQLCELCGPSSSGKTQLCFTIAASVASRSDGAVWYFDTKRDFSRLRYEEIMKARNFSQKVIEDALCNTKVCRINSSHELIRALRQLVTFCKQKQNDTSSERRKDLLVIIDSLPAVIFMVTRNMQQNDLETIYELDDLVEVCRFLARECQAVIITVNSVTQWNSPGQTKPDNITPALGKYWSRIPAIRLLITKQYGETRKITIWKNLRLKEYSFCTVTISSIGITSQ from the exons ATGGTCAGACTGAACGCGAATATTCATCCGAGTCTGTCAGAGATGATGACAGAGAATTTAAGGCGGAGGAACGTGGTCACAGTCGTGGATTTCGTCTCGACGGATCCAATTAAATTGACGAACTTCACTGGTCTTTCTCACGCG GATATATTGCAAATAAAGGGCCAcatattgaaaaagtttagtGGCGTAAAGAAGAATGCAATGCAGCTTCTTGCAATAGAACGTAGCCATGTAATTCCAACCAGTGTAACATG TTTGGACGAGTTGTTGAAAGGTGGCCTACATCCCGAACAGTTGTGCGAATTATGCGGGCCCTCATCCTCCGGGAAGACTCAATTATGCTTCACGATAGCAGCTAGCGTCGCCAGTCGGTCGGATGGCGCTGTATGGTATTTCGACACAAAGAGAGATTTCTCCAGGTTACGATATGAAGAAATTATGAAGGCGAGGAATTTCAGCCAAAAG GTCATTGAAGATGCACTGTGCAATACAAAAGTTTGTCGTATCAATTCTTCCCATGAATTGATACGAGCTCTGCGACAATTGGTAACTTTTTGCAAACAGAAGCAGAATGATACGTCTTCCGAAAGGAGAAAGGACCTCCTCGTGATCATTGACTCATTACCAGCAGTTATTTTTATG gTAACGCGAAACATGCAACAAAATGATCTCGAGACAATTTACGAGCTTGATGATTTGGTAGAAGTATGTCGGTTTCTCGCGAGAGAGTGCCAGGCGGTCATTATTACTGTGAACTCAGTCACTCAATGGAATTCTCCAGGGCAAACGAAACCCGACAATATAACACCTGCGTTGGGAAAATATTGGTCGAGAATACCAGCTATAAGATTATTGATAACAAAGCAATATGGTGAAACTCGGAAGATTACCATTTGGAAGAATCTGAGATTAAAGGAGTATTCGTTTTGCACTGTAACTATAAGCAGTATCGGAATCACATCGCAATAA
- the LOC105199234 gene encoding DNA repair protein RAD51 homolog 4 isoform X2: MVRLNANIHPSLSEMMTENLRRRNVVTVVDFVSTDPIKLTNFTGLSHADSLDELLKGGLHPEQLCELCGPSSSGKTQLCFTIAASVASRSDGAVWYFDTKRDFSRLRYEEIMKARNFSQKVIEDALCNTKVCRINSSHELIRALRQLVTFCKQKQNDTSSERRKDLLVIIDSLPAVIFMVTRNMQQNDLETIYELDDLVEVCRFLARECQAVIITVNSVTQWNSPGQTKPDNITPALGKYWSRIPAIRLLITKQYGETRKITIWKNLRLKEYSFCTVTISSIGITSQ, translated from the exons ATGGTCAGACTGAACGCGAATATTCATCCGAGTCTGTCAGAGATGATGACAGAGAATTTAAGGCGGAGGAACGTGGTCACAGTCGTGGATTTCGTCTCGACGGATCCAATTAAATTGACGAACTTCACTGGTCTTTCTCACGCG GACAGTTTGGACGAGTTGTTGAAAGGTGGCCTACATCCCGAACAGTTGTGCGAATTATGCGGGCCCTCATCCTCCGGGAAGACTCAATTATGCTTCACGATAGCAGCTAGCGTCGCCAGTCGGTCGGATGGCGCTGTATGGTATTTCGACACAAAGAGAGATTTCTCCAGGTTACGATATGAAGAAATTATGAAGGCGAGGAATTTCAGCCAAAAG GTCATTGAAGATGCACTGTGCAATACAAAAGTTTGTCGTATCAATTCTTCCCATGAATTGATACGAGCTCTGCGACAATTGGTAACTTTTTGCAAACAGAAGCAGAATGATACGTCTTCCGAAAGGAGAAAGGACCTCCTCGTGATCATTGACTCATTACCAGCAGTTATTTTTATG gTAACGCGAAACATGCAACAAAATGATCTCGAGACAATTTACGAGCTTGATGATTTGGTAGAAGTATGTCGGTTTCTCGCGAGAGAGTGCCAGGCGGTCATTATTACTGTGAACTCAGTCACTCAATGGAATTCTCCAGGGCAAACGAAACCCGACAATATAACACCTGCGTTGGGAAAATATTGGTCGAGAATACCAGCTATAAGATTATTGATAACAAAGCAATATGGTGAAACTCGGAAGATTACCATTTGGAAGAATCTGAGATTAAAGGAGTATTCGTTTTGCACTGTAACTATAAGCAGTATCGGAATCACATCGCAATAA